GAACAACACGAGGTTAAGCAATGAGTGACATTGGCGAACGGGTTAAGAAGATCGTGGTCGAACACCTTGGTGTTGAGCCCGAGAAGGTTATCGACAGCGCGAGCTTCATTGACGACCTCGGCGCCGACAGTCTGGACACCGTCGAGCTGGTGATGGCGTTCGAAGAAGAGTTCGGTTGCGAGATTCCGGACGATGCCGCGGAAACGATTCTCACCGTCGGCGACGCGACCAAGTTTCTCGAGAAGAACGCGAAGAGCTAAGGCTCCAAAATCCGCGGTGGAACCACGAAACCGGACGGATCGCGCCTGCGGTCCACCGGTTTCTTATTATCGGCCGCGAGTCCTTGAGAACCGGAGTTTTGGGATATGAGACGAGTAGTCGTCACGGGCCTCGGCATGGTGTCGCCACTCGGCTGCGGCGTCGAGCCGACCTGGCAGCGTATCCTGAACGGCGAGAGCGGGGCGCGCAGGATCGAGACTTTCGACGTCTCCGATCTGCAAACCAAGATCGCCTGCGTCGTGCCGCGGGGCGACGGTTCTAACGGCACTTTCAATCCCGACCAGTGGATGGAGCCGAAGGACCAGCGCAAGGTCGACGACTTCATCATCTTCGCGATGGCTGCGGCGACACAGGCGCTCAACGATGCCAACTGGCATCCCGAGAGCGAAGAGGACAAGTGCGCGACCGGCACCCTGATCGGCTCCGGCATCGGCGGCCTCAGCGGCATCGCGGAAACTGCAATCCTGTTGAAGGAGCGCGGGCCGCGCCGGGTCTCGCCCTTCTTCATTCCGGGCCGGCTGATCAATCTCACTTCCGGCTACGTCTCGATCGAGCATGGGCTGAAGGGGCCGAACCATTCCGTGGTCACGGCCTGTTCGACCGGCGCGCATGCGATCGGTGACGCCGCCCGTCTGATCGCGCTTGGCGATGCCGACGTCATGGTCGCAGGCGGCGCGGAATCGCCGATCAGCCGCATCGGCA
This genomic interval from Bradyrhizobium sp. CB82 contains the following:
- a CDS encoding acyl carrier protein, coding for MSDIGERVKKIVVEHLGVEPEKVIDSASFIDDLGADSLDTVELVMAFEEEFGCEIPDDAAETILTVGDATKFLEKNAKS